The following are encoded in a window of Longibacter salinarum genomic DNA:
- a CDS encoding TIGR00341 family protein: protein MPTLRSVDIIQPPGQQPIVIPNDDFELIDHWQVDTTTGRHWTHVVLRSAQTEAFTDWVNNHVGEDVRIVWSAVEATHPRIDMENNDNGDGNEDNGTTSRIDREELYQYARESVGVSAVFLAMVVLSTVVAAGGMLRNNVAVVIGAMVIAPLIGPNIALALGTTLGDTALLRRAVSVNLAGVGLVLFMSMLLGAVVTIDASIPELASRTDVHMSDVALALAAGAAGTLAVTRGVSTALVGVMVAVALLPPLVACGLFLGSGQTALAGSAAVLTMTNVVCINLAGVSTFLVQGVRPRHWTEMEKARASTRVAMTLWVVMLLALGGLIWFLR, encoded by the coding sequence GTGCCCACGCTTCGCTCCGTTGACATCATTCAGCCCCCAGGTCAGCAGCCGATCGTCATTCCGAATGACGACTTTGAGTTGATCGATCACTGGCAGGTCGATACCACAACGGGACGTCATTGGACGCACGTCGTGCTCCGGTCGGCGCAGACAGAGGCGTTTACCGATTGGGTGAACAACCACGTCGGGGAGGATGTGCGGATCGTCTGGTCTGCCGTCGAGGCGACCCATCCGCGAATCGACATGGAGAACAACGACAACGGCGATGGAAACGAAGATAACGGAACGACGAGTCGCATTGACCGCGAGGAGTTGTATCAGTACGCTCGTGAGTCCGTCGGCGTGAGCGCCGTTTTCCTTGCTATGGTCGTTTTGTCAACGGTGGTGGCGGCGGGAGGGATGCTGCGCAATAACGTCGCCGTCGTCATCGGGGCCATGGTGATCGCGCCGCTGATCGGGCCGAATATCGCGCTCGCCCTGGGCACGACGCTCGGCGATACGGCGCTGCTGCGTCGCGCTGTGAGCGTGAACCTTGCGGGCGTCGGGCTCGTCCTCTTCATGTCGATGCTGTTGGGGGCGGTCGTGACAATCGACGCATCGATTCCGGAGTTGGCGTCTCGAACCGACGTCCACATGTCCGATGTCGCGCTGGCGCTTGCAGCGGGTGCGGCCGGGACGCTGGCTGTGACACGCGGGGTGTCGACGGCACTCGTTGGAGTCATGGTTGCGGTGGCGCTGCTACCACCACTCGTCGCGTGCGGGCTCTTCCTCGGGTCCGGGCAGACCGCGCTCGCGGGGAGCGCCGCGGTGTTGACGATGACGAACGTCGTCTGTATCAACCTTGCCGGCGTCTCGACATTCCTCGTTCAGGGCGTTCGCCCACGACATTGGACGGAGATGGAAAAAGCGCGGGCGTCCACACGGGTCGCGATGACCCTCTGGGTCGTCATGCTACTCGCGCTCGGCGGCTTGATCTGGTTTCTTCGGTAA